The following coding sequences lie in one Brettanomyces bruxellensis chromosome 6, complete sequence genomic window:
- a CDS encoding uncharacterized protein (CAZy:GH81), with amino-acid sequence MGLFKKLKGRVEETLEELNINERPRYQQPIYSSGYQQPIGQNLAPAIPERDYYNCNNNSGSNRNGGNHNNYNSGEQLNNVKGQGNSGNGKVDDLFSEPISLDGPVSQIPSSNNHPVPLPEFYQQKGPIETNNFYGNMLVEKQNLPVWTHPYSLWKCDDDQFWGLAVSCTTASQRVFGDDPNSNPCKYFFSPVGICSISLGASEFQCGIRFRIGECKRFSCGVEFTAASGGNSGKMTSKLVQGMGLITALYSGNIHPRITSKVGFQRLDPKGRTANGLYKFILTLFDSSKWVLFSNMDAFSLRNANCIESSSFQNSAIIQVGRVPKNGDEGAYDLAAGAYVEDVTLSGNVGNQNNAQYSFNYRIGGRSSSGKVVQWALPHQYHSADKCMSSERISNAELDSTCKGVMWAYLTKRFVMNERLPPQELQFDPYVEGKGCTGYSEQAIRRIREVASREIDSFDVVNASNTDSMYTSGKILDKGAFMLYVAGFVLKDEQLARKQLLKMKQAFSRFIQNKQQAPLVYNSTWKGIVSSAGLKDGNFYCDFGNCFYNDHHFHYGYHIHAASLVALADRKYGDNTFLNECKDWVNTLVRDVCNPSEKDRYFPVFRSFDFFNGHSFANGLFAHGDGKDEESSSEDYHCYYGVKLWGRVIGNVQLEQLGSLILAIERRAMNLYMLYSSDNDVVPANFKANKVSGILFENKIDHATYFGMNKEFIHGIHMIPITPMSNYMRKTRFVREEWEQMRLGELVRGIDSGWKGLLYLNSAVIEPGEAWKFFNDENFQDAWLDNGMSRTWCLAYCAGMGGI; translated from the coding sequence ATGGGATTATTTAAAAAGTTGAAAGGTAGAGTCGAAGAGACACTTGAGGAATTGAATATCAATGAACGTCCAAGATACCAACAACCAATATATAGTTCAGGATACCAACAACCAATCGGACAGAACTTGGCGCCGGCTATTCCGGAAAGGGACTATTACAACTGTAACAATAATAGTGGCAGCAATCGTAATGGTGGTAACCATAATAATTATAATAGCGGTGAGCAGCTGAACAATGTGAAGGGTCAAGGAAATTCAGGTAATGGAAAAGTGGATGATTTGTTTAGCGAGCCAATATCATTGGATGGCCCAGTTTCGCAGATCCCATCTTCAAACAACCATCCAGTTCCACTTCCAGAGTTTTATCAGCAGAAGGGACCAATCGAAACGAACAACTTCTACGGAAATATGCTTgtggaaaagcaaaactTACCAGTTTGGACTCATCCTTACAGTTTGTGGAAATGTGACGATGATCAGTTCTGGGGTCTTGCCGTTTCCTGCACCACGGCCAGCCAGCGGGTTTTTGGTGATGATCCCAACTCAAATCCGTGCAAGTACTTTTTTTCGCCGGTTGGGATCTGCTCGATTTCTCTAGGAGCGTCTGAATTTCAGTGTGGAATCAGATTTAGAATTGGGGAATGTAAACGATTCAGCTGCGGTGTGGAATTCACTGCTGCAAGCGGTGGAAATTCTGGCAAGATGACCTCGAAACTTGTCCAAGGTATGGGTCTCATAACTGCACTCTATTCAGGAAACATCCATCCCAGAATTACGAGCAAAGTGGGTTTCCAAAGGCTGGATCCCAAAGGAAGAACTGCAAATGGACTCTACAAGTTTATCCTAACACTATTCGATTCATCCAAATGGGTGCTTTTTTCGAACATGGACGCATTTAGTTTGAGAAATGCCAATTGCATTGagtcatcttcttttcagaaTAGTGCCATCATTCAGGTGGGAAGAGTTCCCAAGAACGGCGATGAGGGTGCCTATGATTTGGCTGCTGGTGCCTATGTTGAGGATGTGACACTTTCTGGAAATGTAGGTAACCAGAACAATGCACAGTACAGCTTTAATTACAGAATTGGAGGTAGATCGAGTTCAGGAAAGGTTGTGCAATGGGCATTACCTCATCAATATCACTCTGCAGACAAATGTATGAGTAGTGAACGCATCTCGAATGCTGAGCTAGACTCCACGTGCAAAGGTGTGATGTGGGCATATCTAACAAAGCGGTTTGTGATGAATGAGCGATTGCCACCCCAGGAATTGCAGTTCGATCCATATGTTGAGGGTAAAGGATGCACTGGGTACTCAGAGCAGGCGATAAGGAGAATCAGGGAGGTCGCAAGCCGAGAAATAGACTCGTTTGATGTGGTCAACGCGTCCAACACAGACTCGATGTACACGTCAGGAAAAATCCTTGATAAAGGGGCATTCATGTTGTACGTGGCCGGATTCGTGCTTAAGGACGAGCAGTTGGCGAGAAAGCagcttttgaagatgaagcaggCATTTTCAAGGTTCATACAGAACAAACAGCAGGCTCCATTAGTGTACAACAGCACATGGAAGGGAATAGTGAGCTCGGCAGGATTGAAAGATGGAAATTTCTACTGTGACTTTGGCAACTGCTTCTACAACGATCACCACTTCCATTACGGCTATCATATCCATGCAGCATCCCTAGTGGCACTAGCTGACCGCAAGTACGGTGATAACACATTCTTGAACGAGTGCAAGGACTGGGTTAACACCTTGGTGAGAGATGTTTGCAACCCGAGTGAGAAAGACAGATATTTCCCAGTATTCAGATCGTTTGACTTCTTCAACGGCCACAGCTTTGCAAACGGGCTGTTTGCACACGGAgatggaaaagatgaagagtcGTCGAGTGAAGATTATCACTGCTACTACGGTGTGAAGCTGTGGGGAAGAGTTATTGGAAATGTGCAGTTGGAGCAGTTGGGATCGCTAATACTTGCCATTGAGCGCCGAGCAATGAACTTATACATGCTTTACTCGAGTGACAACGATGTGGTGCCGGCGAATTTCAAGGCGAATAAGGTGTCTGGCATATTATTTGAGAATAAAATCGACCATGCTACTTACTTTGGGATGAATAAGGAGTTTATTCACGGGATCCACATGATTCCAATCACGCCAATGTCGAATTACATGAGAAAGACGAGGTTTGTGAGGGAGGAGTGGGAGCAGATGAGGTTGGGAGAGTTGGTGAGGGGCATTGATTCAGGATGGAAGGGGCTTTTGTACTTGAATTCGGCCGTAATCGAACCAGGGGAAGCatggaaatttttcaatgatgAGAATTTCCAGGATGCATGGTTGGACAACGGGATGTCGCGGACTTGGTGTCTGGCATATTGTGCCGGGATGGGAGGGATATAA